One Cucurbita pepo subsp. pepo cultivar mu-cu-16 unplaced genomic scaffold, ASM280686v2 Cp4.1_scaffold002196, whole genome shotgun sequence DNA segment encodes these proteins:
- the LOC111786633 gene encoding putative lipase ROG1 translates to MGGRLAEEILLVIKRHPNVQKLSFICHSLGGLIARYAIAKLYEQKEDVQVNGEYNKHGSRDQSNGEEFKEKIAGLEPINFITFATPHLGSRGHKQVPMCCGFYALEKVAICTSYLFGRTGRHLFLLDKDSGNCPLLLHMAGDHEDLKFLSALQSFRRRVTYANMRYDNVVGWSTSSIRRRTELPKLKGLSGDGKYPYIVNVETPKVCSPQLYVLTGAKANRFKKTEVEEEMIKRLSSVGWERVDVDFHRSKQRNNAHLTIQVNRYRVNSDGACVIQHMIDNFLL, encoded by the exons ATGGGAGGAAGACTGGCAGAAGAG ATTTTGTTGGTTATCAAGAGACATCCAAATGTTCAAAAGCTCTCCTTCATATGCCATTCATTAGGCGGATTGATAGCAAGGTATGCCATTGCAAAGCTTTATGAGCAAAAAGAAGATGTCCAAGTGAATGGAGAGTATAACAAACATGGGTCTAGAGATCAAAGCAATGGCGAGGAgtttaaagagaaaattgCAGGGCTGGAaccaattaattttataacattTGCAACCCCACATCTTGGTTCAAGAGGGCATAAACAG GTCCCTATGTGTTGTGGATTTTATGCCCTGGAAAAAGTGGCTATTTGCACATCATATTTATTTGGTAGAACTGGGagacatttatttttacttgaCAAGGACAGTGGAAACTGcccccttcttcttcacatGGCTGGCGATCATGAAGATCTCAAATTCTT ATCTGCTTTGCAGTCGTTTAGGCGGCGTGTTACGTATGCTAATATGCGTTACGATA ACGTTGTTGGGTGGAGTACGTCTTCTATAAGGCGTCGCACGGAGTTGCCGAAG CTCAAAGGTTTATCAGGAGATGGCAAATATCCATACATTGTAAATGTTGAAACCCCAAAAGTTTGCAGTCCTCAATTATATGTGTTGACTGGGGCCAAAGCCAATAGATTCAAGAAAACTGAGGTGGAAG AAGAAATGATCAAACGTCTATCAAGCGTGGGCTGGGAGCGGGTCGATGTTGACTTCCACAGaagtaaacaaagaaataatgCACATCTTACCATTCAG GTCAACAGGTACAGAGTCAATTCTGATGGGGCCTGTGTGATCCAACATATGATTGATAATTTTCTCTTGTAG